From the genome of Scylla paramamosain isolate STU-SP2022 unplaced genomic scaffold, ASM3559412v1 Contig57, whole genome shotgun sequence, one region includes:
- the LOC135098353 gene encoding ankyrin repeat domain-containing protein 23-like, whose product MTSLYWMTENLSTLWPDGCENIERMERVEPILKFCVGPTLLHWAASKGYHDLVVDLLVRGLSVDACDRLGRTPLGLATFAGHSSTVSTLLQENAALSAEDKDWRIISREEVGLCLVRVIEETAVCSFDAARSECFTLLYLAAQQGYPNMMHWLLSLKVSPDVRNNQGETPLFVTSLAMPSSPLHITRHWGQVRSGELEIVQQLPPHTGLPSTI is encoded by the exons ATGACTTCCCTATATTGGATGACTGAAAATTTGTCAACACTGTGGCCCGATGGCtgtgaaa ACATTGAGAGAATGGAGCGGGTGGAGCCTATTCTGAAGTTCTGCGTGGGGCCAACTCTCCTCCACTGGGCGGCATCAAAGGGCTACCATGACCTGGTGGTTGACCTCCTTGTTCGGGGCTTGTCT GTGGATGCTTGTGACCGGTTGGGCCGCACTCCACTGGGGCTGGCCACCTTTGCCGGCCACTCTAGCACTGTCAGCACCCTGCTGCAGGAGAACGCCGCTCTCTCTGCTGaag ACAAGGACTGGAGAATAATATCGCGTGAGGAGGTTGGTCTCTGCTTAGTTCGGGTCATTGAAGAAACTGCCGTGTGTTCCTTTGACGCGGCGAGGTCAGAATGCTTCACTCTGCTCTACCTGGCCGCCCAGCAAGGCTACCCGAACATGATGCATTGGCTTCTGTCCCTGAAG GTATCACCAGACGTACGTAACAACCAAGGCGAAACCCCGCTGTTTGTCACGAGCCTGGCAATGccctcttccccccttcacATCACAAGGCActggggtcaggtcaggtcag GTGAACTTGAAATCGTACAACAGCTTCCCCCCCACACAGGCCTACCAAGCACCATATGA